In a genomic window of Candidatus Binatia bacterium:
- a CDS encoding CAP domain-containing protein — MLLAWVLGTASAWAADRPPSNDEYALLVLANETRSDPASYGLPHLPSPPLAWSADLYAAARFHSDDMAAHPGCFGHYSCNGETFQRRLARFYPGYGYIAENVSSFSSLPELIHEGFLASQAGHRETLLSPIYMEFGAAISIGSTPSGLVAYTTQNFGTRDWVVPPPIPAGCVLPRVTQSSMSRKFLVNYYDPSGRAPRSVRAIVGSSCIDLPLVAGKPDHGTYGATKNVAGSGCVPMVYEAVRADGTLYRWPESGAVLIGVGTTSCAERAASAPTPSCAGGPGPQPTPTPTPTPTPKPPTDDAAPLAALKGALRGRAADPTSGSVQLTGTFAEPAGFAPSANGAELTLTYGANQRFSVTLPKLCSGAPCLKGNARQTSFTAKYPGNRRLTLTRNAKGVWRFRFNAPKEKVGTLGSGPVEATLEVGGSTFTGRASGTLRGRALTVK; from the coding sequence GTGTTGCTCGCATGGGTGCTGGGCACGGCGAGCGCGTGGGCGGCAGACAGGCCGCCCTCGAACGACGAGTACGCGCTGCTGGTGCTCGCCAACGAAACGCGGTCGGATCCGGCGAGCTACGGCTTGCCGCATCTTCCGTCTCCGCCGCTCGCGTGGAGCGCGGACCTCTACGCGGCGGCGCGTTTCCACAGTGACGACATGGCGGCCCATCCCGGCTGCTTCGGTCACTACTCGTGCAACGGGGAAACGTTTCAGCGTCGGCTGGCGCGCTTCTATCCGGGCTACGGCTACATCGCGGAGAACGTATCGTCGTTCTCGAGTCTTCCGGAGCTGATTCACGAGGGCTTCCTCGCGTCGCAGGCCGGCCACCGGGAGACGTTGCTGTCGCCGATCTACATGGAGTTCGGCGCGGCGATCTCGATCGGCTCGACGCCGTCGGGGCTGGTCGCGTACACGACGCAGAACTTCGGCACGCGCGACTGGGTCGTGCCGCCGCCGATTCCGGCGGGCTGCGTGCTGCCGCGCGTCACGCAGAGCAGCATGTCGCGGAAGTTCCTCGTCAACTACTACGACCCGAGCGGACGCGCGCCGCGCTCGGTGCGGGCGATCGTCGGATCGAGCTGCATCGATCTGCCGCTGGTGGCGGGCAAGCCCGATCACGGCACGTACGGCGCCACCAAGAACGTCGCCGGCAGCGGCTGTGTTCCGATGGTCTACGAGGCGGTTCGCGCCGACGGCACGCTCTACCGCTGGCCGGAGAGCGGCGCGGTGCTGATCGGCGTGGGCACGACGAGCTGCGCCGAGCGCGCGGCTTCGGCTCCCACGCCGAGCTGCGCCGGCGGACCCGGTCCGCAGCCGACGCCGACTCCGACTCCGACGCCGACGCCCAAGCCGCCGACGGACGACGCGGCACCGCTCGCCGCGCTGAAGGGCGCGCTGCGCGGCCGGGCCGCGGATCCGACCTCTGGCTCGGTCCAGCTCACCGGCACCTTCGCCGAGCCGGCGGGCTTCGCGCCGAGCGCGAACGGCGCCGAGCTCACGCTGACATACGGCGCGAACCAGCGCTTCTCGGTGACGCTGCCGAAGCTCTGCTCGGGCGCGCCGTGCCTGAAGGGCAACGCGCGGCAGACGAGCTTCACCGCGAAGTACCCCGGGAACCGGCGCTTGACGCTGACCCGGAACGCGAAGGGCGTGTGGCGCTTCCGCTTCAACGCTCCGAAGGAGAAGGTCGGCACGCTGGGCAGCGGCCCGGTCGAGGCGACGCTCGAGGTCGGAGGCTCGACCTTCACGGGACGTGCGAGCGGCACCCTGCGTGGGCGCGCGCTGACCGTGAAATAG